Part of the Desulfurispira natronophila genome, AGTAACATTCAGTGCGTGATAACGTACCGTCTGTGTGTTACTTTCCCAGCATCCATTTTTTATGAGCACAAGACAAATGCCCGATTGCATTGCCACTTCAACCGTGTAGCCAGGCTGCACAAGGAGCTTTACACACACTATGCGAACTCCCTTGTTTGGAATTGCCCGTGAGGGCTACCCACTGATTATTCCCCCGCTGTTGTTCGGCGTGATTCTGCTGTTGCTGGGTTTTACGGCAACCCCTATCTTTCTTATTCTGGTGGGCCTGTTTTGCATATACTTTTTTCGCGATCCGGAAAGGCCGGGAAGTTTTGCTCCCCATCAGCTTGTTTCGCCAGCTGATGGCAAGGTTATCGGAATAAAGCGACACAGCGAAGGCCCAGAGTCGGGAGTCGATGTTGTCCAAATCTGTATTTTTCTTAATATATTTGATGTGCACATCAACCGTTCACCGGTGACAGGAACGATTGCAGATCTGGTGTATCGGCGCGGTCGCTTTCATGCCGCCGATAAGGATGTAGCTGGTCTGGAAAACGAACATACTCTGGTGACGGTGGATGTTGAGGGTGGCCCTCGTATTTACTTCAAGCAAATTGCCGGGCTGGTAGCTCGCCGCGTGGTTTTCTGGGGCAATAAAGGCGATAGAGTCGAGGCGGGTATGCGTATTGGGCTGATGAAGTTCAGCTCCCGCATGGATATATTTGTACCAGCTGATCGGGTTGACATTCAGATCCAGGAGGGTCAACGGGTCAAGGCAGGGGTGACGGTACTGGGGGAGCTCCGTGCATAAAGGAGTGTTCCTGTTGCCCAATATGGTCACGCTGATGGGCATGTTTTGTGGGTTTTACGCAATTGTGGCCTCCATGCGGGATGAGTATCATATGGCTGCCATAGCGGTGATTGTTGCAGCGGTGTTCGATGCCTTGGACGGCAAGGTCGCCCGTCTGCTCAATGCCACTAGCCGATTTGGGATGGAGCTAGACTCATTGAGTGACTTGGTCTCCTTTGGGGTTGCTCCAGCGGTTTTGCTGTATATGTGGGCTCTGGAGCCTTTTGGGCGAATTGGCTGGGTTGCCGCTTTTGTTATGGTGGCATGCGCTGCCCTACGCCTGGCACGCTTTAACCTCAGTGCAGATGGCGCCAGTGCCTACTTTTCCGGTATGCCAACCCCGGCAGCTGCCTGCATAGTGGCCTCTTTCGTCATTTTCTACAATCACCTTATGCCAGGCGAGGGAGCTCCCTTCGGCATCTATATTGTTCTCCTGGGTTACCTGCTGGCCTTCCTTATGGTCAGCAATATTCGCTACTACTCTTTTAAGGATATCAGGCACCTGCGTCGCAAGCCATTTGGCCTCCTGGTGCTGATACTGTTGTTGTTTGCTGTTATTGGCTCATATCCCGAGGTAATGATTTTTGTTATGGCAATTGCCTATCTGGCCAGCGGGCCAGTGGGTTATCTCATAAGTAAACGAAAAAAACAGGATGGAGATAGAGATGAGCAGAAAAATTATGGTGTTTGACACCACTTTGCGTGATGGGGAGCAATCACCGGGCTGCTCCATGAATACAGAAGAGAAAGTGGCCCTGGCCCGACAGCTGGAGCGTATGAACGTTGATGTCATAGAGGCGGGGTTTCCCGTAGCATCTATTGGCGATTTTGAAGCAGTGAAGTCGGTCGCAGAGGCTTTGGACCGGACCATTGTGGCAGGGCTTTCCCGTGCCCACGAAAAAGACATTCACCGTTGCTACGAAGCAGTGAGCCACGCCCGGCGGGGCCGCATCCATACGTTTTTGGCTACCAGCGATATTCACCTGGAGGCCAAGTTGAAAATCAGCCGCGCAGAAGCCTTGGAGCGGGCAGTGGCGGCGGTAAAGTACGCCCGAAACCTTGTTGATGACGTGGAGTTTTCCCTGGAGGACGCAGGCCGAACCGACTGGGATTACATGTGCCAGGTGGTGGAGGCGGTTATTCATGCCGGCGCCGGCACCGTCAATTTGCCGGATACGGTGGGTTATACCATACCGACGGAGTTTCACGAGATGATCAGCTACGTCATGAATCGCGTGCCCAATATCGATAAGGCGGTAATCAGCCTGCACTGTCACAATGATCTGGGGTTAGGGGTAGCCAATTCCCTGGCAGGAATCCAGGCCGGTGCTGGGCAGGTCGAGTGCACTATTAACGGCATCGGTGAACGGGCCGGCAATGCTGCCATGGAGGAAATTGTCATGGCCCTCAAGACCCGGGCCAACTACTTTCAGGCTCATACGGATATTGTTACTGAGGAAATCACAAGAACCAGCAAGCTGTTAAGCTCCATAATCGGAGTGGAGGTGCAACCCAACAAGGCTATTGTGGGCAAGAACGCCTTTGCCCATGAGGCAGGAATACACCAGCACGGCGTACTCAGCGATAAACGCACCTACGAGATTATGACACCGGAATCGGTTGGATTGGCGAAAAACGATCTGGTGTTGGGCAAGCACTCTGGGCGGCACGCCTTTAAAGCTCGTCTTGAAGAGCTTGGTTATCAGCTGAAGCCGGAAATACTGCAGACTGCGTTTGAGAAGTTCAAGGCCTTGGCTGACCGCAAGAAAGAGATTTTTGACGAAGATCTGGAGCATATCGCCACAGAGGGAATGAAGCAGGTGGAGGAGTGGTTTGTGCTGGACTATGTAGGCACGACTGCCGGCTCCTCAATTATTCCCACTTCTTGCGTTACCATACGCATTCGCGACAACGGCTCTGAGCGTTTGGTCACCGAAACTGCTATTGGAGATGGGCCGGTAGAGGCGTCATTTCACGCCATAAACAAGGCCACTGGGTATATGGGCAAGTTGCTGGAGTATCAGGTTAAGGCAGTCTCCAAAGGCGAGGATGCCGTGGGTGATGTTACCATAAAGATTCAGTTTGAAGGGTTGGATCGGGTGGTCACCGGCAAGGGTTCGAGCACTGATGTGCTCCACGGAAGCGCCTTGGCGTATGTGGATGCCGCCAACAAGGCTCGGCTGCGTCTTGACCTTATTGGTCGGGAGCAGAGTGGCGACAGCGAAGAGGTTAGCGAAGGGGTGTAGCGTGGACCTCTTTACCATAGCGGATATGATTGGTATCTCCGCTTTTGCTTTGGCTGGCTTTCTGGTGGGAGTGCGCAAGGAGCTGGATATACTGGGTATCTGCATTGCCGCCTTCCTGACGGCCCTGGGTGGGGGTATTATTCGGGACACTATTGTTCAGCGCACTCCTTTTGCCTTCAGCGAGACTTATCCCTTTATCTGTATTGTCGCCATGATAGCTCTGGCGTTGCTGCTGCGGGTACACAAGCGCCAAGGGTTTGACCGAAGTCGCCTCTTCGTGGTGGCCGACAGTATCGGGCTGGTTGCTTTTAGTATGACGGGAGCCCTTATTGCTATTGATAGTAATCTTAATTTTTTCGGGGTCATTTTTCTGGCCTTTCTCACCGCTGTGGGTGGCGGTATAGTGCGCGATACTCTGGTCAACGAGATTCCCTTTGTGCTCAATGCTGATTTTTATGGCAGCGTTGCCATAGTTACCGGCATTCTTGTGTACGGGGTCGATATGCTGGGGGTGCTTAATCACACGGTGCTACTCATCATCGGGGTGCTGAGTTTGATGTTGAGGTTGGTGGCCTACTTTCGTGGGTGGACTTTGCCACGCCTTGTCAAGGGTAATGAAAACGCTGGTTGAGTGCGGCGCCTTGCGCCGCCTGTTGCTGTCCTTTTTCGTGTTTTTGCTGTTGGGCCTGGCCACACCCCATCGTTCTGATGCCGCTATTACCCACAACCCTGGAGTTACCTGGCAAACCCTTACTACGGAAAATTTTCTTGTGCATTTTGCGCCGTCAATGGCGACGTTGGCTCGCCAGGTGGCGTGGCAAGCCGAAGTCGTTCACCAACAGCAAACGGCATTTTTCCGATGGCAACCACGCCAGCGAACCCACCTGGTACTCACCGACACCAGTGACCAGCCCAATGGTCTGGCCACTTTTTTCCCCTACAATCACATTACTCTTTATCTCGCAACTCCCGATAGTATAGGTGGCCTGGAAGACTTTGAAGACTGGTACTCCATGCTGCTTCGCCATGAGTACGCTCATATTTTGCACCTGGACAAGGCGCGGGGGTTTCCCAAAAGTTTGCGCAATGCCTTTGGTCGCCACTTTCTTCTTTTTCCCAATATGCTGCAGCCGCTTTGGGTGCTTGAAGGAGCTGCAATTTACCAAGAGACAGATCATGAGCAGCAATCGGGGCGTGGCCAGAATAGCTACTACGATATGCTTGTGCGCCTGGAAGTGCAACGGGGACTGCGGCCACTGGATCAGGTGAATCAACCGGTGAGTGACTGGCCACTGGGTGTCACACCTTACCTCTATGGCACGCACTTTTTTGAATTTTTGCGCCAGACCCGCGGACCTGAAGCTATGAGCGACTATATCCACGACTATAGTGGGCAAATTTTTGATATTTTTCGACTACAAAGTGCCAGCCAGCGAGCGTTCAATGCCCGGATGACTGACCTGTGGCTGGAGTTTGAGCACTGGCTACAGGAGCGGTACACGGCTCAAGGGGATCAAATAAGGCGAACGGGCTTGCGGCAGGGTCAGTCGGTGACGGATTTTGGATACTTTACTGCTGGCGTGGCCCCGCTGGCGAGTGGCGAAATTCTCACCACTCGCCGGGACGGTCTGGGGCCCGGTAAACTGGTTGCGGTTACACCATCAGGGGGCGACTATCGTGAGATTGCCACAGTGCGCAGCAGTCGTTTCGATGTGCACCCACAGCAGGGCATTGTAGTAGCGCAAACGGAAGTCTGCCAGGGACGCTCCCTCTATTTTGATCTCTTTCATATTGATCCCCAAAGTGGTAAGTCGCAGCGGTTGACGAACTGTGGTCGCTATCGCTATGGAGCCTGGCACCCATCAGGAAATGAGCTGGTCGCTGTGCAGCAGAGTGGACAAGGGAGTTCTCTGTATAGACTGAACGCTCAAGGTGAAGTGCTGGGAAAACTCTGGCGTAGTGAAGAAGATGTTCTGGCCTACCCGCGCTGGTCTCCTGATGGGCAGTGGATTGTGGTGTCTCGCTGGCAAAAATTGCAGGGTTGGAGTGTCCAGCGCTATCGACCTGACGATGGAGATTGGGAGATACTGAGTGACCAAGGAAAAGTCGCTACTCAGCCACGCTTTTCTTCTGATGGGAACTCGCTTTTTTATAGTGCCGATGTTGGCGGGGTTTACAATGTTTATCAACTGGACCTGCGCAGCAGGGAAACTCGCCAGATAACAAACGTAACGGGGGGAGCTTTTGAACCGCTGCTGGTAGAGGATACGCTGTACTATATTGGTTACCATCCAGATGGAGCAGATCTAAAAGCCATGGTTTTACCAGAAGATGCTGGCGTGGTATTACCCGCTGGCGATGGTAGAGAACTTCCCAATCCGACTGAGTATGAGCCAGAAAGGCCTGAGATAGAAAATGCCCGCGTGGATAGCGTTACACCATACCAGCCTTGGGGAAGCTTGCTTCCCCGCTGGTGGTTTCCCTATGTTTTGTTTGAGGAGGGACAGTCCCAGCTGGGTGCTGTGACATCCGGCGTAGATGCTCTGCGGCGACATCACTATGAGGTTAGCGCTTATTATGACAGTGAGAACGAGTGGTGGGGTGGGG contains:
- a CDS encoding phosphatidylserine decarboxylase gives rise to the protein MRTPLFGIAREGYPLIIPPLLFGVILLLLGFTATPIFLILVGLFCIYFFRDPERPGSFAPHQLVSPADGKVIGIKRHSEGPESGVDVVQICIFLNIFDVHINRSPVTGTIADLVYRRGRFHAADKDVAGLENEHTLVTVDVEGGPRIYFKQIAGLVARRVVFWGNKGDRVEAGMRIGLMKFSSRMDIFVPADRVDIQIQEGQRVKAGVTVLGELRA
- the pssA gene encoding CDP-diacylglycerol--serine O-phosphatidyltransferase; amino-acid sequence: MVTLMGMFCGFYAIVASMRDEYHMAAIAVIVAAVFDALDGKVARLLNATSRFGMELDSLSDLVSFGVAPAVLLYMWALEPFGRIGWVAAFVMVACAALRLARFNLSADGASAYFSGMPTPAAACIVASFVIFYNHLMPGEGAPFGIYIVLLGYLLAFLMVSNIRYYSFKDIRHLRRKPFGLLVLILLLFAVIGSYPEVMIFVMAIAYLASGPVGYLISKRKKQDGDRDEQKNYGV
- a CDS encoding 2-isopropylmalate synthase yields the protein MSRKIMVFDTTLRDGEQSPGCSMNTEEKVALARQLERMNVDVIEAGFPVASIGDFEAVKSVAEALDRTIVAGLSRAHEKDIHRCYEAVSHARRGRIHTFLATSDIHLEAKLKISRAEALERAVAAVKYARNLVDDVEFSLEDAGRTDWDYMCQVVEAVIHAGAGTVNLPDTVGYTIPTEFHEMISYVMNRVPNIDKAVISLHCHNDLGLGVANSLAGIQAGAGQVECTINGIGERAGNAAMEEIVMALKTRANYFQAHTDIVTEEITRTSKLLSSIIGVEVQPNKAIVGKNAFAHEAGIHQHGVLSDKRTYEIMTPESVGLAKNDLVLGKHSGRHAFKARLEELGYQLKPEILQTAFEKFKALADRKKEIFDEDLEHIATEGMKQVEEWFVLDYVGTTAGSSIIPTSCVTIRIRDNGSERLVTETAIGDGPVEASFHAINKATGYMGKLLEYQVKAVSKGEDAVGDVTIKIQFEGLDRVVTGKGSSTDVLHGSALAYVDAANKARLRLDLIGREQSGDSEEVSEGV
- a CDS encoding TRIC cation channel family protein, which produces MDLFTIADMIGISAFALAGFLVGVRKELDILGICIAAFLTALGGGIIRDTIVQRTPFAFSETYPFICIVAMIALALLLRVHKRQGFDRSRLFVVADSIGLVAFSMTGALIAIDSNLNFFGVIFLAFLTAVGGGIVRDTLVNEIPFVLNADFYGSVAIVTGILVYGVDMLGVLNHTVLLIIGVLSLMLRLVAYFRGWTLPRLVKGNENAG
- a CDS encoding PD40 domain-containing protein, producing the protein MKTLVECGALRRLLLSFFVFLLLGLATPHRSDAAITHNPGVTWQTLTTENFLVHFAPSMATLARQVAWQAEVVHQQQTAFFRWQPRQRTHLVLTDTSDQPNGLATFFPYNHITLYLATPDSIGGLEDFEDWYSMLLRHEYAHILHLDKARGFPKSLRNAFGRHFLLFPNMLQPLWVLEGAAIYQETDHEQQSGRGQNSYYDMLVRLEVQRGLRPLDQVNQPVSDWPLGVTPYLYGTHFFEFLRQTRGPEAMSDYIHDYSGQIFDIFRLQSASQRAFNARMTDLWLEFEHWLQERYTAQGDQIRRTGLRQGQSVTDFGYFTAGVAPLASGEILTTRRDGLGPGKLVAVTPSGGDYREIATVRSSRFDVHPQQGIVVAQTEVCQGRSLYFDLFHIDPQSGKSQRLTNCGRYRYGAWHPSGNELVAVQQSGQGSSLYRLNAQGEVLGKLWRSEEDVLAYPRWSPDGQWIVVSRWQKLQGWSVQRYRPDDGDWEILSDQGKVATQPRFSSDGNSLFYSADVGGVYNVYQLDLRSRETRQITNVTGGAFEPLLVEDTLYYIGYHPDGADLKAMVLPEDAGVVLPAGDGRELPNPTEYEPERPEIENARVDSVTPYQPWGSLLPRWWFPYVLFEEGQSQLGAVTSGVDALRRHHYEVSAYYDSENEWWGGDVSYRYHRWNPRLDIYGSREGDVRRNSESEVVAHRRQHTLQLDAVFPVVRYDWRTEFYLGYSYQLRNEVARPGGAALPDRQENSLGAALVYRSASYSARSMHPGQGRSLRLVLEDSEAAGSDAPGQTYTLDWQEYASLHRQRDLRLQFGILGAWIEGDAQPLRLGGTSGSTSSLLPGSPFLRRHYPLRGYPTGLEFLEGRRLTKAAVQLNFPLGSLQRSLVVPPVGLGRFSGSIFMEGASTWNDGSEIGDVYRSLGVEVHAESYWYYQLPARVTLGLAKGLDDGGDDMGYVQVGLGF